TTGCTTAAAACAAGTAAGAGATATTATGATTTTAAGTGAACTCGAGATGTCACATTTGGTCAGAGTCATGGTAGGTTCATTACAGTTTGTGTGTTAGGTAAGCTGCAAGCAGTAATTTAGCTTTGtaacatatttactgtacagaCATGAGAACGGTAACCTTCTTATCTTCTTCCACCCAAACATCTTAGTATCCTGGAGAGGGGTGCTTGAAATTGTGTGAAAGAACATATTTACCTAGTAAACACCCTTAGCTACCTCATTATCCCAGTTAGatgacattaaacattttttataatcttGAGAAGTGACATTATGTGCttatttaaagtgttatcaaagcagAACTGAAGATTGACACACATCTCCAGACTTGCTCTGCCTTTAGTAACTGTTATAAAAGTCAGAAAGTTAGTAGTTAATTCTGTCTGGGCTTTGCTGCAAAGATTGACCAGAGGCCACATTCAGAAAGCTAGAGTACTTTGTGGCGCTGTGTATCATATTCTGTCATTTCCTTTCCATGCATTAAATTGATTTCTGTGATTAAATTAGTACATTAGGACAGCTAACTGCTGTCAATTCCTCTACGTCTACGGCATCCCCTCACAGTTATTTTCTCTCGTAAATCACTGTCAGAGCCATTAAGAGGCTCTTTAGCTCATCCATCAGTTCCCCGGCCACAGTTTATAGTGAaccacgggggggggggggctcagagaactaaaatatacagtaagtgtgtgGCAAAGAGAATTACATGACGTCTGACACGAAATTTAAgaataaaccaaataaataaacagagataaaTGGAATGGAATCATAATGTAATTTTAGATTGGAAAAAGGAATAATATGAATTACAGTTAGTCCATTAGTCTGAACAATAACATCTAGTGGGCGTCATCACCCAGAAGTGGACTAATAATGGACCATTTGTAAACctcagaccacacacacacacacacacacacacacacacacacacacacacacacacacacacacacacacacacaaacagtcattATGAACTATGTCCTTACACCATTAGGAAAGACTCTTTAGTGCTTTTATTTGAGCAGGACAGAGAAGGAGAATGAGTTTGAGAAGGGGGACAAGAAAGAGAAATTctcccaaaacattttttaaaagtttattCTCAgtactcattttattttgtaacaaacatgtttttcgCATAAAATCTCATTAAAGCAAATGCCAGCAAGAAATGTGAAATAGGGTGAATATTTTTGACTGTCATACAGGAGGTTGCATTTTAGTGTATCTGTAAAATGTCTAGTAAAAGGAAACTgtttacaattaaataatgtGTTCTACTCTATTTTTTCCACTGAGtttaatgactgcagttttAACCAAGCTTTTTCTAAAAGTTAGCCATTCATCTTGAATTTTTGCTTGAGTTTTGCCATCCAGGTAGTTAAAGTTATTGTTATGAGCTAAAGGCAATAATTATTATCTTCTCACTCCAACTTTTTATGTTGCAAAACTATACAGATGGTAGCAACATTGTCCTTCTTTACCCAAAATCAAACTGCAAGGCAACTATAAAAATGCGTAATGAATATTTAGTTATATGTTTataaaggagaaagagagaggaaagtcTTCAGATAGCTGCTGTTGTGGTCGTCGGTCACATAGGTTGGTCAGAAGTAGCGAGGGAAATGGCTCCAGAGTCATAGGAGCTCTTGATACCTCCTTTGAGTGACAGCTGGCTGACCGGACTATGAGCAAGGGAAGCTTCTATCTGAGCGTCCGACACCTGGAAGAAGTAAACAATGAAAGAAGTCTGTGATGGAGCTCTTACAGGACAGCTCACCTATCCTTTGGGGAAGGTCACACTGCCTATATGTATTTGATAGTCAAATTTCTTTATAGAAACATGCATTACCTCTTCAAACTTCTTGGCTTTGTACTGTTCTGCCCCTTTCAAGAAGTTCAGCAAGATAATGTCACAAAGAACCGTACCCTGTTGACACAGACACAATAAGAAATGAAATCATATCTGAAAGCAACAGGAAAAATGCCTTTTAATCATCTTTAGCCTGTTACAAAATCCCTACCAGTCCAACAGAGGTGAAGGCAGCAACCAAGTTGATCAGCGTTGGGATTGTGTCAAACTTTCCTGCCTGTAAGAGATGAAGTCAGTTAAcaggaaaaaatacaattattttatatagTAAATACAGTTATTGACAGTCATGGAGATTTTAAAAGCAATTAGCCTTGCAGAACATAATCTGTTATGCTGCTGTTTGAAAGAATATATACAAATGTGTATAACTTTAAAGGACATTATCTCCACCAAGGTTGTTATGATTtcttggtttgttggtttgatGGTCAGCAAGATTACAGTTAAACTACTTGCACAATTTGTATGCGAATGTGTGTACCACGTGCCAAGGAAAACCACATTAAATGTTGGACGAGATCTGATAAGGGGGGCCCTTACATGTTTTCAGGGAGAAATGTCCcagtaaatgtaaaaacacctACAAACGTACTTTTCCAGTGACTATAACATCAAAGCGGATGGCATAAGCTTTGTGAAGTGTCCGGAACTCGGTCCCATTTTCTGTCTTGTAATATTTGGCATATCTgcgtgaaagaaaaaaaagaaaagtgaccAAAGGATTTAAAGGAATGAAAAGCAGTCATCAATGGTAAAAAATCAGCCTTAATACCTGAAGTTGTAGCCAGTAGAGACGGCATTCTTCTCAAAAGGTTTGTCCAGACGTGTGAATGCGTACTTCGgtaaacatttttcaatgtcaaaGTCCAGATTACAATGCCACTGAATGTTTATTCCTATTTCTCCTCcctgaagagaaagaggaataaaGGAGAAACATACTTTAAGACTGTACACCTGTAAGTCTGTGTTTAATCAAATATTTCCCTCATTTGAATTTTCCCCTCAGTATATCTCAATCTTAATGTTAAGAATTTAGCTGACTTTTTATTGGGTCTGGCTTGTAATAAGCAGCGTTTGGTCACAccagaaagtaaaaataaaccGTACAtctttacaaaatgtgtttctacaAGGTCTGTGGTGTACTGTATCAACTAATCACATGACCAgtactaaaataaaaagagtgcaTTAGTCCACCATTGACTTTCGCtagtttttctcattttaattgGGTTTCTTGACAGCCTAACCTCCCATACATACACAAAACTGTCACTTTGTGTGAAGTTTACCCGTGCTATTTCAACATTTTAGCTTTTAGAATAAAGACAATTttggagggaaagagaaaggtATGACCTTGTCTGCCAGATTTGCCATGTTCTGGTTGGTGTAGTTCAGTATGTCTCCCACTAGAAAGATGGGGCAGTAGGGGCTCTTATCCGGATGGTATTTGCAGTTTTTGATTTCTGAGGAGTTCATTGTGGAGGGAAAGTTCCCTCTGAGAGAAAATTGAGAACAAGCTTATGTTCAAagcatttttacacatttgttttcagctttatgtgtgtgtatgcatgcctGTGTTACACACCTGGTGACATCAAAGAGAGGAAAGCGAACACTGTTTTTGATAAAGATGGTGAAGTTGTTCACGTCTAGCATCGGTTTACTGGTCAGGATGTTTACAGAGAAAGGATCACAATCAAGTCATATAATGAGGGAAgagtctttgtgtgtttgtgtgaatctTACATTTTAACTTTGTCATTCTCGGATGGACACCATCCATCAATCTCACACCGACCCACTGTCTCATTTCCAATGGAATGATTGGTGCAAACACCTGTTATTACTCCTGgtgtgtgagacagacagagagacgtCAGTTAAAGCTTCAGTTGGTTCCTTTATTACAAATAACTTGTTGTAGTATTTGCTGAATCTGTCTCTGTACTGTgatgttcctcttcctccccactGTTCTCCTAATGGCAAGATTACAGCGTGCCAAAGGGAAACAACCCTTCAGAGCACAGTTACCAACTTCTGATTTAAAGATAGGCTTTATGATTTAGTTTTGGTAACTACTATACATGCAGTTATTATTAGTCTTTTGTGCATTACTAACAGCATCTGGAAAGATTGATTTCTTCCTGTTACTAGATAATGCTCTTACTTATCTCCTTTTAACGTCACTTCTTTCCTCACTATCCGATGTAACAGAAATGTCCAAAGAAAATACAGGAAATGTTGCTATAAATTTAGCCAAAGCCTAACACTTTTTTAAggataaaaaaatgacaaatgtctTGATAATTGAATTATACAGGAGATataataaaagcataaaagtcTCTGCACACATCAAGACAGGTTGTCTGGGTGTTCTGGgatttgttttagtgtttttgtttttcaagaaaaacatttatatgtttGATTGCGACGCCAAAGTGTTTCTATAAGAAGTTAGACTTACCACTGCTAAGGATGCTGCCAAAATGTCTGTAGCAGTCTTCATCTTTGCTACAGCTATATGCTTTTccatgctgaaacacacacacacacacacacacacacacacacacacacacacacacacacacacacacacacacacacacacacacacacacacacacacaagtaaatgtattattattgtacaAACACTTaacccttttttaaacaaagttattgttaaacatttaaataaagcacatGGTAATAAAAAGAGGGAAGTTAGTTAAAGTTTTATGTCACGTTTTATTGTTCCACTGCCTTCCTTGAAATGGTCTTTCTGTGGATGTTCTATGATTGACCTGAgctttattaacaataataattttgAAATTATAAagcgcctttctaggtacccaaggccgctttccatttgtgaggacagacagaaaacaaataaagaaacaaaaaacaagggtaaataaaagaatagaaaaataaagtaaataaaatagaaaacagagatttttctgtacatttaagGAGGAAGTTTGTTGAATGTCATGTAgtaaacagctttaaaaagatGTTCCTGAGTCTGCAAGCCAAGGGCTCTGActgcaaaacacacatctgCTGAACAGGGATAAAGCCCGTTTTATAAACCACTGAAACGTTTAACGCAGtgtacacacggttccgttgcgttgacacttgccggtgggcgtgtctggcggAACCGTGTGTACGAGCCGTAACAGATGGTAACCGATGAATGTGTCCTCACCTCTGGACATTTTCCTTGAAACTGATTTTCTGTGATGATGACTTTGGTTAAGATGCAGAAGATAGCTGCACCCTGAAACACAGAAGAACATGTAGGTTTACTGCTGTGTTATGTACGACTATAAAATGGTCCAAATGTGCCGCACATAGACAATAACCAATAATCTAGCTTCACTAATAACAGCCAAATAGAGTTATTTACATGCACCTGAAACCACCACCAAACctatcatttgtgtgtgtgtgtgtgtgtgtgtgtgtgtgtgtgtgtgtgtgtgtgtgtgtgtgtgtgtgtgtgtgtgtgtgtgtgtgtgtgtgtgtgtgtgtgtgtgtgtgtgtgtgtgtgtgtgtgtgtgtggtccgtCTGATAGGGAAGTTGAAGTATTTGAAAGAATATTTAAAGGCCACAGATCATGTGTGTTTCACTTGTTATCAGGTTCACACACCTGTTGGGGTATGACATAGTCAGCCACATCCATAACATGCTTGTTATGGTAACCAAATCCTTTCACTTTGGTCATCACAGAGGACTCAACGCTGTTTTCCGTCACCTGATAAGCTTTCTCTTGGATAAAAACCcatctgcagaaaacaaaacacttatCAGCAGGTCAAGAGTTAATTCCAAGAAATCTTGGACACCATCAACTCTCTTTGTAGATCAAAttcagtttataaaataaattacatttttgccaTCAAGGAACAAAGGCGTGTTTTTATAAAGAAGTGAGCAGGTCTTAATTACatagtatttattattacttattatgGGATGGCTGTGGTGCAGTGGGATAGTGGGCTAGTGCGTTGATCATCAGAACAGGACAATGTATGccgttgtgtccttgggcaagacacttcacctgaaattgctcctgtgggtattgtccacagtattgatgtGTTACATGTCTAATATGTgtaatatgtattgtaaagtgctttgagcaCCTGGAAAGGcgctaaataaaaaatgcaatgaattattattattattattattattattattattattattactatttgaTTTATTCACCTCTGTATAATACAAACCTGATGCTTTGGCAGTAGGTGGCAGACAAGTAGATTATAAGTCTAGACAAAGCAAATCTCTCCTGTGTGATACAACAACTTTCAGATCTCTGTTGATCtctgtttcactgttttctatagtttttgctctttttacttttatttaccaATAAAATAGCTACACTTTTGGGCCTCTTATGCATTACATTTGAGTGACAGCGCTAAGAATTCAAGTTTTCCGAAAATGTAAAtagcttcttttaaaaaaaaacaacctttaaacaaaacagctgAGCTGTATTTGTGTCTCTATAACACTGAAAAACTCTTCCGAAcctctactttttttttcaagttacATCTGTAACTCTATCCAGTAAACTAAAATGACATATGTTGTCTCTCTTTAAGTACAACACAAGTATAAAAGCATCAACAGCAGGATGAAAACTGACAGAAACAAGCACAAGTGATATTTAACTTTGTTTCTATGTTTCACACATGGGTATATGTCAGTTCCTGGCTACCCTCTTTGTTTGGATAAAA
The DNA window shown above is from Eleginops maclovinus isolate JMC-PN-2008 ecotype Puerto Natales chromosome 23, JC_Emac_rtc_rv5, whole genome shotgun sequence and carries:
- the p2rx3a gene encoding P2X purinoceptor 3a; translated protein: MGSLVWGCFTDFFTYETTKSVVVKSWSVGIINRVVQVLIISYFVGWVFIQEKAYQVTENSVESSVMTKVKGFGYHNKHVMDVADYVIPQQGAAIFCILTKVIITENQFQGKCPEHGKAYSCSKDEDCYRHFGSILSSGVITGVCTNHSIGNETVGRCEIDGWCPSENDKVKIKPMLDVNNFTIFIKNSVRFPLFDVTRGNFPSTMNSSEIKNCKYHPDKSPYCPIFLVGDILNYTNQNMANLADKGGEIGINIQWHCNLDFDIEKCLPKYAFTRLDKPFEKNAVSTGYNFRYAKYYKTENGTEFRTLHKAYAIRFDVIVTGKAGKFDTIPTLINLVAAFTSVGLGTVLCDIILLNFLKGAEQYKAKKFEEVSDAQIEASLAHSPVSQLSLKGGIKSSYDSGAISLATSDQPM